The Dama dama isolate Ldn47 chromosome X, ASM3311817v1, whole genome shotgun sequence nucleotide sequence CTCTGCCCTCCTGGATTCagtacctctctgggtgttcgGGACAGAAGAGCTTTATTCCCAGAcactcagagagagaaagaagtgagGCAGTGGGAAGTATATAGCTATTCAAAACTCTGAATACAGGCAAATTTTTACTCAGTCATCTGTGCTTTGGCTTCTCCGTTGAAACAAACTGCTTCATATTTTAAGAACCACTTCACCAAGTCCACCAGGACCAGCAGACATTTGAGGGAAATAATCCAAGTATATATGAAATGAGAGCATGTGTTCCCAGTCATCAGGGGgcaattttggggaaaaaagactGTCTGGAGGAAGGCACTGTATATTTTAAACTCAGTAGTACACAGGGTAGTGTCAAGAGAGTGGGAAATGAGAGTTGCAGTACAGAGGCTGTATTGCATGAGATGAGGGAGGCTGAAGTTCAAGAGATGATTTACCATTTACAAGGACAGTCAtctctccccatcccaaccctgcTTCAGTCATTTGAATTACCCAGACTCCTTTTATAAGATGCAAACACCAAAGTGAGAATTAAAAGCAGTGGGTAGAGGTGTCTTAATGTAAATTTCTTCAATATGTCACTGTCTTGGCAGACATTTATGtcatttatgttttggttttggtcCACAAAGAAGCACTATTTCTGTAAGAGGTGGGGAGAGATGTTAAAGGGCCACAAGGAACATAGGTAAAGAGTTTGGGAAACAATAGCAAACATAAACTGCAGGGCTTTGGGGGTACAGACAGATGGAAGATGGTTAATAAGGATGTGAGACCAATGGCATATCCCCATTTCTTCTGAGGATCTGGCTTAGAAGGTCACTAATGACAAAGTTCTTATAATTTTAAACATAGCCTAGGGTTGACCATGCTGGTCATGATGTTAGAAAAGGCAATGTTTGCTGTCATCACATGGGGAAACCAGTATACAATGTGCTTTATGAAATGCTGACACTGCTTTCCCTGAGAGTTAGAAGGCATAAGGATGACTAGGAATTTCCTGTGCTGCTATCCTGGGACCACCACTTGTTTTAGTTATTGATCAGTCAGCCACCTCTTTCCAAAATCATCTCACTGTTGTTAGATGCTTTCTCCCCCTGACTTTCCGCAGGCCTCCCAGTCATCCTAGGGTATTTCAGCAAATCTGAAAAGTCAGATTCAAGCATCAACTTGGCAATAAACTGCAAATAAATCAAAGCCAAGTTGGACAAATCAGCTTAACCTTTCAGTTTGATGCCTGAAAAGTCACCCAGGGATTTTCCTTTTGCAACTGTACATTAGTCTTCAGACAACTTCAAAAACAAAGTATTGGAATTGATTTGAGatcaaatatcttttaataagtTCTTTTCTGAAAGATGGAGGAAAGATAAAATTGTCTCTGGATGCCCACAGATAAAGGCAAAGTTCAGGGGTCCCttttttccatattcttgccaacatttgttgtttcttgtctttttaataatagccattctgacagatgtgaggtggtatctcattttaCTTGCAtatccctgatgattagtgatgctgagcatcttttcatgtgatatgcctgttgaccatcttccttggaaaaatgtctattcaggtcttctgcatacctgaaactaatataacattgtatatcaaTTACAATTCAATAAAAAGGGcaagtttaataaatatttgaccgAAGTATAACTGCTAGATAATCCAAatgtattttattacatttaataAGCACTTAAAATCCAAGTTGTAACTACAGTTGAATGattgcttttgcttttaaatgtaaaataaaaggtaattttATATTTAGCTTACATTACATTTTGTTGGTTACATTGTTAATATgacaaaaattttattattagcaAGCTATATTAactataaaatttgaaattaaaataagttgaaaaatggaaaagtaaACAAAACTAAATATGGAAATTATACAGAAGGAAATTggtttaatgatatattttatgtcAACCTGGTTAATATATTCTATTAAATGGTTTGGTgtaataatcctaaaatttcataattttgagaGTCAAGGGCACAAACAAAAGTTCACATATAGTTtataagaaacagaagagaaagaatactaaaagaaacaaaaagattaCTCATACTTTGATAACTAATTTGATCTTACAATATAACCTAACAACCAAACTTTACCTAACTTAACCTAATTTCATCTAACTTAATCTAATGCCTTACATATTCTATCTATAACCTGTTTTCGTAAGACAATATAATGCCTGATTATTTTTAGGAATTTAGACCGTGAGGAAAAAAGTAATGCCATTTTTGagaattctgttttattattgttCTATTGTTTTAGCCTTTTTTTTCAATCAGTTCTTAGTCCGGGGAAAGATTTAGCGGTTTTTAAGAGTTACATTATGCTCATGaacttttatcttaaaattttagcATTTTTAATCTACATATATCTGAAAGACAAATGTTAATAAGAGTTTTAACAATTAGCTTATGGCTTTAAAAGTTTTAATCTTTTGTCattattttatggtttttaatctttttaaatcaCTCCCTGGTGCAAGTTCAGGAACTTACAAAATACattgtttctgaaatttttacTTAAGAAGtcttagcattttaaaattatcacatctctaaataattaaaaaattgattaaaacaTACTTTAAGAATATTTTGGATTTGTTTTGCAGTGCTTTAATTATGTGTATAGTTGTGTGTAGTATGTATGCAGGATATTCATTTTCACTACTTCTTACCTGAGCACAAATCTTTCAAGCTATACCATGCTCAGAAGTTTTGTTTAAAGTTTTAATATTCTTAAATCTATActtcattcaataaatggtaAGAGATTCTAAAGATGTATTTGCTGCTTTTGTTGTTTAAGTTAGTTAAAAAAGTTTTCttgtatatacttttaaatattgattttaacTGCTCCTGAAGTAGATGCCAGCTTAGTAACTTCATAGTTGCATTTTAATTCAAAGCATCATAAGAAAGTTATAGCATcttgtaagttttaaaaatgctcagaaaagttctaagttgtgtgtgtgtgtgtgtgtgtgtgtgtgtgtgtatgtgtgtgttgttgttgttttctaaggagttattttgcttttatttttttccagttaggTCCTGACTTGGGCACAAATGTAGTGGATTTCTACTTGTACTCtaaaattttatacaaataatatagtaatttaaaatttacatatagtcaaataataaataaaatattaatgcaaGTGTTAGGAATATTTTTGTGGCTTTTATTGTTTtacagtttttgtgtgtgtgtatgtttgtttgtttgcattggTTTAGTTtggtttatgtatttttttttcaatatgctCCCAACCTGGGCACAAATTCAGCAGCTCTCTGGCTACATTGTGCTCCAAAATTAATATGAAAGCATAAGTAATTTAAAGTTACAGATCTCTGTTCCCTCCCTCAAAAAATGATCAATGCAAGTTTTaagaaagttttttgttttattattatatttttgttatacttttgtcttttttttttcaatttgcttcTGACCTGGGCACAAATGCAGCCGCTTTATGGTTGCACTGTGCTTCAAAATTTCACATacagaatatttataaaaattagtctcccaaaagaaaaaattattgaaaattcttagagaaaatattaatttctcttagttttttatgaacatttgttattttatgtGATTTTCCATTTTGCCCTGTTTTGGGCACATACTTAGCAGCTTTCCGGATTTGACATTTCATATAAGACATTTAATATagtataaaaaaaggaaaagtttttaaaagctgaaacTGCTGGTAACTGCAAATATGTAAATCCAgttaattttccatttctttccagcAATATTCATACAAACACAatttatgtttctgcttttaaaatatatgcaatacattttacttttttaaatttgatacttttttattaataatgttaAAGTATGTTCTTGTACTAAAATAAACTCAATGACAattcaaaaagcaaaaagaagactAGTATATATCAGTAGTAACACAAAAggttgtttaaaaacaaatacctGAATTTGTTCTATATTTATAGGCCCAAACTAATTACCAAATATTGGAATGGAAATAtactttttcaaagtttttaagtAACCTCTGTATCACTGAAGTCAAGGCTACTGTCGACTTATATAATGTGGTACACTGAATTTCCAACCCAGAAGAAGAGTTTGGCAATTCCTTTTGGCTGTTGTAATTAGATGTGACCTATAATTATTGAACAAAACAATATATGTATTACAATAAACATTCAAATAAATGTAGCTGACTATATTCAGTACATTAATCTATTCTTAATATCATTAGCTTCAAATTTTTTATTCATAGCATAGGAAAATCATAGAAGAAACCATATCTGGACTTAAAGAGACTTCTTGTACCTAGAAGGTGGATTCTAGCATTAATTCACCACCATTATGTGTTGTTTGATCACTAACTTCCTCTTGAATAGCTGGAAGGGAAGGCTTTGTGGTCAGAGGTGTTTCAGTCTTGAACAAAGACTCCATCCTGATATGGGTATTGATATAGAAGGACTTCTGAAAGGACTCAAGGGTGAAGTAATAGATGAAAGGGTCAAAGCAACAGTTTAGAGTTGCAAGGCACAAGGTGATTGGATACATAATCTTTGCAAATCTTTCCAACAAGCAATTGGTAATGGCTTGGGAGCGCACCAGGGCATACAGGAAGAGAACAGAGTTATAGGGTACAAAGCATACCACAAAGACTGCCATATGCACTGTGATCATCTTCAGCACTTTTTTCTTATTAGTCCCAATTTGAGACAATGTAGCAGGCTTACGGAGGGTTTTTAGCACCACAGAAGAGCAAGAGACATTCAGTATCAAAGGAATGATAAAACCAACAACTTCAATAAATATGGTTATCTTGGACAGATATGTCTTCCATACACGTTTGGAGAAGCCCTCAAAGCAGGTGGTGGTTGCATTGTTGACATTAGTGGTGGAGAATAAAGAGGCTGAAATACCACCACTGAGGACGAGGATCCAGACTCCAGCACACACAATGGCAGAATTCCTCCTGGTCCTAATGGTACGGGATCGGAAGGGATAGACAATGGCCAGGAAACGATCCACGCTAATACAGGTAAGGAAGAGCATGCTCCCATAGATGTTGGTTAGGAATGCAGTCCCAGAGATCTTGCAGAGGGTATCACCAAAAGGCCAGTGGCGGttgaaattgtaaaatattttgaaaggtaGAGTGCAGACAAAGAGCAAATCAGAGAGGGCCAGATTGGTGATGAAAATAGCTGTCTCACTTCTCATTTTCATGCGGAAGCAGAAGACGAACAGAGAGGCACTGTTGGTTATCAAACCCAGGATGAATACAACACTGTAGACAGCACCATTCAGATTATACTTGAAGGAATCATCAACAATGCAAGTATTATTGGCAGTAGCGTTGCCCAACCTGGGTCTGAGGTTTGAATTTAAATCTTGGAATTGGAAGTCAATGAATCTTCTGTCACCCATGGACTTTTATTCAGGAGGCCTGCAGGCTGCAGGGTTCAGCACTCTGAGACTAAAGACTGGTAGGAAATGTTTTCCTCCTATGGGAGATAAGATTAAATGAGTCATCAAATCTACCTTCCATCCATTTTTGTGGAGTAAAAGATATTCTGTTCACACAGACTGGAAATAACATGCATATTCAGTTTGGTTTAACGAGTACCTTTTGATTACCTACCATATGTTAAAAGGCAGTACAAGAGTATGTTGCGGGAACAGGAGGGACCACACTCAAGACAGTAAGCACTATACTGTAGCATTGCAATTCACAGGAATAAGGTATTTGTTCCTTGGGAGCCCTAGGCTAGTAGGGGTAGGGATATGGAGACTCTGATATTTAAAACAATGCTAATACTTGgaaatttgtataattttttaacttCAAAACCGTTTTTTATTTGATTCCCACAAAAACACCATGAGATAGGCAAGGCAGGAATTTATCACCATGTTGCAGaagcagaaactgaggcttataTAATTTAGAATTACATAATGTCAGAATTGTAAGAACATGTAAATGGTATAGTCAGAACCGGAATTCAGGTGTTCCTTTTAAATTGCTAACCAGAGGACAATTAAGCTTCTCTAAATTATATTGTCTACTCTCTGGTATTACTAAACTTCATTGTTGAGTATTAGTTCTACTGCACAAGACTAAATGTGGATATGAGACCGCCGGGAAAACCTCTTTAAAAAGTTCTCTGAAAAGCAGGCTCATCTGCAAACTTAGAAATCTATGAATGAGCCACAAAATAAGGACTGTGCATACCATCACATAAATATCTACCTATTTCCATAAatcaaaaaattcaaataaaagattattcagtggctaaaaaaaaaagttataagtaAACTCCGGAATTAAAATGTTGATTcatcttttcttctaaaatacaGGTTCAGAGAGCAGGAATTCCTCAGTACATTAAAACTTCTGGCTGAAACTTTTCTCACTCCATTACAAAGCCTCTATAGAGAGAGAATTCAAATGACAATCGCAGTGTTTCTCTCCTTTAGATTGTGGTCCCTTACCAAGGTTCTTTCATGCCAGACCCTGAGCCTTGGATATTGTCTTACTCCCTCTCCCACTGCCCATTCCATGAGTTACATTCATgcttttagcttttaaaatggCCCAAGTCAATAAAGCCTTTTCTGGCTACATAAAAGTGAAATATGAAAGGTAGATTTGAGTTGAACAGCCATTCTTGTACGCGTGGAGGTCGCTGACTAATTAGCTTTGTTGGATATCTGAACCAATATCGTTCAAAGGTGCATATAGAAATCTTACTAACGTGCTCCTAGGTCAACAGCTGCCATTGGAGGACTGTCTTCTGAATGCTCTATAATGCACTATGAATAAGTTGCAGctgaatgaattcttttcaatgaagAGGATATGGAGTGAAAGTGGTCTTTGTTCCTGACATACCCAGTAATGAGTTTGCacatgattatattttaaaatgtgaaagccATTTCTCTGAATTGATTCTTCCTTATGTCACTCTTTCTTTCCAACTCCTGGAACAGGTCACAGGACCTCATATATAACAGAAAAGGGAGTAGCAGGAGGAATCTGCCAGAGATATAGAGGTCTGAAGTCACTTCAACCAGTGGTTGGCCTGAGGGAGGAAAACATgatttgagagagagaaaaaaaaaaaaaaacaaaaaacattcacTCACTGTAGTGCCTAGAATGAGAGCTGACTTTAGAGAAAACAGAGTGCAAAAAAAAGTGTTGGCATTTTTAATAGCaaagtttaaagttaaaattGGAAGTGTGCTGTTTCTGAATTCTCATTTAACGAGCTTTATGGAGTGCCTCCCCTGAGTCTAACACTTCTGTAAGATCATATTCCTTCATGGCCATTTCATCTCATATGAGATGGCTCAACTCAAAAGCCAGCTCAACTTTTGCCAGAAGTGACCTTGATACATGAAAGCAGGGTATAGTAAAAATCTTGACAAAGGAAGgtccaggagggaaaaaaaatccagacaaggaagaaataaaaatagatgtgGAGAGCAGAAGAGGGAATAGCAAAGAAagtagcagagaaagaaaaatagaagaattgagagaaaaggaagaataaaacacacaaaaaagaagacCTTGCTGGAGAGAGGTCACTATTTCCATCTAATTTGTATTAAGGGCTCAGAAGATAATTCCTCTAATGCCATCCTCTCTACCTTGCTTCATCTGacttcttccatttttctcagaaaaaaaacagTACACAATGACTGCTTAAGGTCAATGAAtctaatctgaaaaagaaaaacaaaaagccagGAAAATCTCAGTCAATGGCATTCAAACCTCACTTTGAGAGCTGTAAATCTAAGTTTCTAAAGATTGCTTCACCAAGGGGTTGGCAGAAAGGAAGACAATGGCAACTTCTCAACTGCTTAAACCACATTATATACCATTTTACACCCAACATGCTACCCGTTAGTctggaagtcatttttttttttaattgctgaaagaaatcaaactagtcaaaaATATCCCTCTAATATAATCACATAATCTAATGAAATTATGGGACTGAAAAACCCCTAACATTAAAGTCAAGCCTCATTCACTATGATTTGCTTGCACTTGCCTTCTACAATAAGTACTGtcaataaattttatttggaaaatgctTTCATAATAGAAGACTTTCCATATTTGCTCAGAGTCCCTCCAGTCTGCCCACTGGTGATCCCTTTCCAGAGTATACCTCTAGCTCACTGGCTCTGTATTATTTTGTACTTCCCAAGATGACATGTTTCAAATAGCTGTTTTCAAATAACTGTTTCAAAAATCCCCAGTTTTCTATTCAGTTTTATATCTCTTAGAACATATACACTATATCCACAGCAGACAGTCTGCAAATGTCTGGCACTTCTGTTCTTCTGCTTTGCATGACCAAGTTCTATGGGAGAGAAAGGACCAAAGACAATAAAGCATTACAGTCTCAATCCTGAAGAGAGAGCATGGGAAAACTGTCACTAAGGCCCTATTCATAGCTTTCCCTTGCTCAAACACACAGCACCTTTTGCTGTCTGGCAGAGAGGGTGTGGTGCTGGGATTTAACACAGCACTGGAAGCAAGGAGTTCTATTTCTGATTCAGACATTGGTTCGCTCTGTAACTTGGCTATACAGTTTCTCTTCCCTGTATAAACATTACCTCTAAGTCTCCCAGCTGAGGCTAGGAAGATTCAACAGGGTTTGTGAGTAGCTTTATGAGCTTGCCCAGCATTCAGTTCTACCTAACCACAAAGAAATATTACAGgagttttttcattttccttcatctAACACAGCTGGACACATGTCTCTGTCTTTCTCGGTATGCTGAACTTCATATTAGTAACACATCTTCCTCCTAACACCTCCTAACACTCTACTTCAGAAATCTTCCCTTAAGTTTCTACCTTAACTACACAATTTTATCATAACAGGACAACCCAGGAGTGTATACCAAAAGGAATATCTTCCCACTGAgctatggttaaaaaaaagaatcagagaggCATTTGACTCTTAAAACTAATTCTGAagaaaaaatcaatgaaagagagaaatgagATCTCTTTTCTAactggctttcttttctttccactgaAATAAACAGTGTTTTTATAACCACTATATTTTCCTAAATGGCTAACATATTGTGTACTGAATGGAGGCAAAGGGCCAACACTTGAGCTTCAGAtgagatgaagaagaaaaaaaaaaaatagactgacATAGTTAATTACATCTTTCACTGCAAGTAGCATTAGACTATTATCTTGTGAAGACTTTAGccaattattataaattaatcaCCTAGGGGTTCAGAGTGCTGAGTGGATGTATTTTCAGTGACAACAGGCAGGAAGCAAGTTACCTGGAGGTTGGCCAAAAAGAAATCTGACCTTCATGAATTTTTAACTTTGACCTACACATATGGAGCCAGTTCAGACAGTTCACAGTAGTGTTCACaatgtttttcctttataaaaaattTCTAATGATAACGAAATATAACATGTTTGGGGTCTTTGGGGCTCCTGGAGGAAGTAGAGTTAGCCCTTTTTTCCTGTAAAGATGAATATCTAAATCACTTTACTAAGTGCTAAATTTTCAGATGATATATTGAAAACAAAGGTCTAATTTCTGGCATATTCCCAGTAGCCCAGAAAGGCTGACTTGCTTTTGTTCCTTACAGAAGACAATCCATAATTCAGGGAGACAATTCAGGGAGACAAGGTCTTAAAGAAAGAGAATACTCAATTTTCCTTGCTTTGCTCCCTTTTTAATGAGCTTGGGTCAGATCAGAGTGCTTCTGATCCCCAGAGCCATTTCCTCTTTCTACTCTAGTCGAAGCTTAGGACACTGCCACAATAGTTTTCAGAGGAAGCTGAAACCTATTGGGTCTTTGTCTATAAATATTTAGCAGTGAAGCaaactaaaaaatacaaaaatgttgcAAAAATATAGATTAAAGCTATCCCACTGGAGTAATAGGGAATATGTCCAGATTGCCGTTCCTCAGACGAGTGGCTGCTAACAGAGAAGACTCCTTAAGGAAATCTTCTAGGCCAAGTCACAAGCATAGGTCACAATCAAACACATGGTTCCAATTGATGTTTCTGTGCACTGGTTACTGTTTCATAATAGTTTTCAAAACACAACCTAGCCATATGAAATTACATATGGAGGAAACCATTGGTAAATGTTTCACTCCATAACTGAGCTGGGAAATTCATCTATATCAGGTCTCATCTCAAACAAGCCTCTCTCTGTGTCAAATGTTTAAATTGAtaagacttatttattttttatcctcATTTATTGTTTATACAAGAAATATCCTTCTGAAGAAGTCTCTTTGTTATATTTGGTTCACACTAAGATTGCTATGACTGTTTTGTCCTCCTGCTTTATTTGAAATGAGCAGGAAATTGACATACATCCTAATCTGAGCAGTTCTATCCTTAGTgattaacttaatttttttcactaaaaaatTATTCTAGTCTTTCACTAATGCTTCATCTGATAAAACAGTCTAATACTTGAAAAATAATGTGGTTTAGTGCTCAACATGATGGGGTCAAAGAGCTCATCAATCTTACTAAAGCAGAATTTTCCTTAGCAGTAAGTTATAGAGTAAGACAACTGTAGATAAATTGTTCAACCTAATATTATGAAATTGTCTAGAGTCTTGAAACTTAATACTTGATCTTAGCAGAAGCCCCAGACATTTTGAGGAAATTTTTAAGTGTTCCTAAAAGAACCTATTTCCAAATCCTATGAGGTTCATAAATGCCAGCTAGGAATCTGACTTTATTTCACATATTTGAACAAGTAAATCAGTTACCAGTTTGCATATAATTCATCTGATATACTTGAATACTGATCCTGATAATATGAATAAAAGCCATGTCTCCCATTGCTAAAGGTATGTaccagtggctgctgctgctgctaagtcacatcagtcatgtccaactctgtgtgatcccgtagacagcagcccaccaggctccctgtccctgggattctccaggcaagaacactggagtgggttgccatttccttctccagttgcagagaaGGCTTAAACCAAAGAAtcaatatttttccacaccaaaTCTGCCTGGATTACAATAAACAATTACAACTCTTCCCTAcattctggatttttaaaatcatataatcTGTAATAAACTGGAAACACTGGTTAGAAAAAAAGTTGgagaataaaattaagaattttagaGAGAGTTATTACCAGGACAGTGGTACTCACCACATTAGTTCAAACCAAATTCTGGCACCAATTTTATCCAAGACTTGGTTGATCAATGAACTTTCCGGAGGTACTGTGGTTAGAGATTTCCTCCAATGGATACTGTGAAATAGAAATAATCACAATAGCATGTCATGGAGAGAACTTTTCAATAAAATGTATACCAAAAtcataaggtaaaaaaaaattatatgatataAATCAGAGTAAATGAGAGCcaacacatttaaaaatggtataTAAATGCTTTTGGTTTCATTATTACAGAGTTGctgataacattttattttcgAAATTTGTTACTGTTATGTCATATTTTATTAGTTATATTAACACACACGAAGTCCATGAGTTTATGTAACTTATAATCATTTAAGGATAACTAGTGACAAAAGGCATAAAATACTTCTTCCACTTTATAAGgtaattgtttttgttgttatttagtcactaagatgtgtctgactctttgtgaccccatggactacagcacgtcaggctcccctgtccttcactattttctggagtttgctcagattactttacattaaaaataactgaacaaaggagatttctttattttgattGAAGTTGTATTGGTtctttgggttttgttgttgttgtttttctcctttcttttccctgGCAATGACTATTACTATTGAGCAGGAGCCTTGATaggggaagaggaaagaagattGGAACAACATGTGGAGACCTTACTGGCTTATCTCTAACCTGCATCCCTAGTCCAGCtggatttcttccttctctgaactGTAGTCATATGAGCAAGTCTTCAATTACTGAATATTAGCACACTGACAGTCACCACTGCCTCTACTAGGATGTCCTAGACCAACCTAATATAGCATGTCTGTAACATCTTCAAATCACAATTCTACCTAAAATACCTATATAGAACCAGAAATATTCTGCAATAGTATTCTTACAAGTAGCACTTACTGCCTATAAAGTGGCAAATTTATACTATCATCACTCCTCACTCCCTTCTGAAGGTGGCCTAAACAAAACAAAGTAGACTGCTATGCTTGAACTCTcctgaaataatttttctctaATCTAAAGGaatcaaaacttaaaaataaaatcatgagacaattttaaatatatttgagatCACCTTAACATTAAGGAGAATTGATTTTCACACTCCTCCAGAGACCAGTATTCCTGGAAAGaaattgatattattttattgatttatcttAAAGAAAGACAGAacattaacatttcttttttttatggctttCACAATTGACAcagattataaagaaaaaatttctttgTTTAGAATCAAAGAAAACTAAGAAGTTCAAATACCTAGAAGTTTTCATATTTGGTATTAATTCAATGTAGccacatccagccccatcactagCTAACTGTGTAAGACCAAGTCACAGTCCCCTTCTGGTCCtcagtttctctttttcctccatcTTTGCCTTGATTATTAGCAGCCTTCAATTGGCATCATGGCAGTGTGACTTTACTGGCTGTTCCCTCCTATCAGATGTTTTCACCTGCTCCCATTTGtcactgcaaaaaaaaattttaatccctCAAAGTCTGAGATaagggaaattaatttttattagactcAGTAAAACTATTgctaatttatttgatttttaattgaggtataattgacataatatTAGTTTAAATATACATTATAATGATGATTTGATTGATATTTGTatgcattgtgaaatgatcatcacagtaagtctagtCAACATCCATTACCATACATAGTTTAGATTTAAcatcagaagtaaaaaaaaaaaacatcag carries:
- the LPAR4 gene encoding lysophosphatidic acid receptor 4; amino-acid sequence: MGDRRFIDFQFQDLNSNLRPRLGNATANNTCIVDDSFKYNLNGAVYSVVFILGLITNSASLFVFCFRMKMRSETAIFITNLALSDLLFVCTLPFKIFYNFNRHWPFGDTLCKISGTAFLTNIYGSMLFLTCISVDRFLAIVYPFRSRTIRTRRNSAIVCAGVWILVLSGGISASLFSTTNVNNATTTCFEGFSKRVWKTYLSKITIFIEVVGFIIPLILNVSCSSVVLKTLRKPATLSQIGTNKKKVLKMITVHMAVFVVCFVPYNSVLFLYALVRSQAITNCLLERFAKIMYPITLCLATLNCCFDPFIYYFTLESFQKSFYINTHIRMESLFKTETPLTTKPSLPAIQEEVSDQTTHNGGELMLESTF